A part of Capsicum annuum cultivar UCD-10X-F1 chromosome 6, UCD10Xv1.1, whole genome shotgun sequence genomic DNA contains:
- the LOC107875463 gene encoding ERBB-3 BINDING PROTEIN 1, with amino-acid sequence MSDDEREERELDLTSPEVVTKYKSAAEIVNKALQLVLSECKPKAKIVDLCEKGDAFIKEQTGNMYKNVKKKIERGVAFPTCISVNNTVCHFSPLASDETVLEEGDILKIDMGCHLDGFIAVVGHTHVLHEGPVTGRAADVIAAANTAAEVALRLVRPGKKNSDVTEAIQKVAAAYDCKIVEGVLSHQMKQFVIDGNKVVLSVSNPETRVDEAEFEENEVYSIDIVTSTGDGKPKLLDEKQTTIYKRAVDKSYNLKMKASRFIFSEISQKFPIMPFTARDLEEKRARLGLVECVNHELLQPYPVLHEKPGDLVAHIKFTVLLMPNGSDRVTSHSLQELKRTKTIEDEPEIKAWLALPVKSKKKGGGKKKKGKKGDKVEESSQAEPMEG; translated from the exons AGGCTCTGCAGCTGGTGTTGTCCGAATGCAAGCCAAAAGCAAAGATAGTTGATCTCTGTGAAAAGGGGGATGCCTTTATCAAAGA GCAAACTGGTAATATGTACAAGaatgtgaagaagaagattgaGAGAGGTGTTGCTTTTCCAACATGTATTTCAGTTAATAACACAGTGTGCCATTTCTCTCCATTGGCTAGCGATGAGACAGTACTGGAAGAAGGTGACATATTGAAGAT TGATATGGGATGTCACCTTGATGGATTTATTGCAGTAGTTGGGCATACACATGTTCTTCACGAAGGACCAGTTACTGGTAGAGCTGCTGATGTCATTGCAGCAGCTAATACGGCTGCTGAAGTTGCTTTGAGGCTTGTGAGACCAGGAAAGAAA AACTCGGATGTAACAGAAGCTATTCAGAAGGTTGCTGCTGCTTATGACTGCAAGATTGTCGAGGGTGTATTGAGCCATCAAATGAAGCAATTTGTTATTGATGGAAATAAAGTTGTATTGAGCGTGTCCAATCCTGAAACAAGAGTAGATGAAGCAGAATTTGAGGAGAATGAGGTATACTCCATTGATATCGTGACGAGCACCGGTGATGGAAAG CCAAAGTTGTTGGATGAGAAACAAACAACTATCTACAAGAGAGCTGTGGACAAAAGCTATAACCTGAAGATGAAAGCCTCAAGGTTTATCTTCAGTGAAATCAGTCAGAAGTTCCCTATCATGCCATTTACCGCAAG GGATTTGGAGGAGAAGAGGGCTCGTTTGGGCCTAGTTGAATGTGTGAACCATGAGCTTTTGCAGCCATATCCCGTTCTACATGAAAAACCTG GTGATTTGGTTGCTCACATTAAGTTCACAGTGCTGTTAATGCCTAATGGATCGGATAGGGTTACATCTCACTCTCTCCAGGAGCTGAAGCGTACCAAGACAATAGAGGATGAACCAGAAATCAAGGCCTGGCTAGCCCTCCCCGTTAAGAGCAAGAAGAAAGGCGGTGGGAAGAAAAAGAAAG GAAAGAAAGGTGACAAGGTAGAAGAGTCGTCTCAAGCTGAGCCTATGGAAGGGTAG
- the LOC107875462 gene encoding LOW QUALITY PROTEIN: DExH-box ATP-dependent RNA helicase DExH12 (The sequence of the model RefSeq protein was modified relative to this genomic sequence to represent the inferred CDS: deleted 1 base in 1 codon): protein MANLGGGAEAHARFKQYEYRANSSLVLTTDSRPRDTHEPSGEPESLYGKIDPKSFGDRAYKGRPPELDEKLQKARKKKERDPLVSEPTRQSKKRRLQEESVLTSSEEGVYQPKTKETRAAYEAMLSLIQQQLGGQPLNIVSGAADEMLAVLKNDNFKNVDKKKEIEKLLNPISNQVFDQLVSIGRLITDYQDGGGASASAAADGDEALDDDVGVAVEFEENEEEEEESDLDVVPDDEEEDDDVMEPSASGAMQMGSGIDDDELREADEGMALNVQDIDAYWLQRKISQAYEQQIDPQQSQKLAEEVLKILAEGDDREVETKLLVHLQFDKFSLIKYLLRNRLKVVWCTRLARAEDQENRKKIEEEMLGLGPDHVAILEQLHATRATAKERQKNLEKSIREEARRLKDESGVDGDGERKALVDRDLDNGWLMGQRQFLDLESLAFHQGGLLMANKKCELPVGSYRNHKKGYEEVHVPALKPRPLDPGEKLVTIASIPEWAQPAFSGMTQLNRVQSKVYETALFSPENILLCAPTGAGKTNVAMLTILQQIALNRNEDDGTFNHNNYKIVYVAPMKALVAEVVGNLSKRLEHYGVNVKELSGDQTLTRQQIEETQIIVTTPEKWDIITRKSGDRTYTQLVKLLIIDEIHLLHDNRGPVLESIIARTIRQIETTKEHIRLVGLSATLPNYEDVAVFLRVDLKKGLFHFDNSYRPVPLAQQYIGITVKKPLQRFQLMNDVCYEKVISIAGKHQVLIFVHSRKETSKTARAIRDTALANDTLGKFLKEDSITREVLQSQTELVKSNDLKDLLPYGFAIHHAGMVRADRQLVEELFADGHVQVLVSTATLAWGVNLPAHTVIIKGTQIYNPEKGAWTELSPLDVMQMLGRAGRPQYDTYGEGIILTGHSELQYYLSLMNQQLPIESQFISKLADQLNAEIVLGTVLNAKEACKWLLYTYLYVRMVRNPTLYGLPADALKTDYALEERRADLVHSAAIMLDKNNLVKYDRKSGYFQVTDLGRIASYYYITHGTISTYNEHLKPTMGDIELCRLFSLSEEFKYVTVRQDEKMELAKLLDRVPIPIKESLEEPSAKINVLLQAYISRLKLEGLSLSSDMVYITQSAARLMRALFEIVLKRGWAQLAEKALKWCKMISKRMWSVQTPLRQFHGIPNEILMKLEKKDLAWERYYDLSSQELGELIRFTKMGRVLHKFIHQFPKLNLSAHVQPITRSVLRVELTITPDFQWEDKVHGFVEPFWIIVEDNDGEYILHHEYFMLKKQYIDEDHTLNFTVPIYEPLPPQYFIRVVSDRWLGSQTVLPVSFRHLILPEKYPPPTELLDLQPLPVTALRNPAYEGLYQDFKQFNPVQTQVFTVLYNSDDNVLVAAPTGSGKTICAEFAILRNHQKGPDSTIRAVYIAPLEALAKERFSDWKKKFGDHLGMRVVELTGETASDLKLLEKGQLIISTPEKWDALSRRWKQRKHVQQVSLFIIDELHLIGGQGGPILEVIVSRMRYISSQVENKIRIVALSTSLANAKDLGEWIGATSHGLFNFPPGVRPVPLEIHIQGVDIANFEARMQAMTKPTYTAIVQHARNGKPAIVYVPTRKHARLTAVDLMTYSSMDSEDTPIFLLRSAEELGPFVDRINEPMLQETLKYGVGYLHEGLSATDQDIVKTLFETGWIQVCVMNGTMCWGVPLSAHLVVVMGTQYYDGRENAHTDYPVTDLLQMMGHASRPLVDNSGKCVILCHAPRKDYYKKFLYEAFPVESHLQHYLHDNLNAEVVVGVIQNKQDAVDYLTWTFMYRRLTQNPNYYNLQGVSHRHLSDHLSELVENTITDLEASKCVTVEDEFLLSPLNLGMIASYYYISYTTIERFSSSVTSKTKLKGLLEILASASEFEQLPIRPGEEELIRRLINHLRFSFENPKYTDPHVKANALLQAHFSRQLLGGNLASDQQEVLLSATRLLQAMVDVISSNGWLSLALLTMEVSQMVTQGMWERDSMLLQLPHFTKELAKKCQENPGKSIETVFDLVEMEDDERRALLQMSDLQLLDIARFCNRFPNIDLAFDVLDSNNVSAGDDVSVQVILERDLEGRTEVGPVFAPRYPKAKEEGWWLVVGDTKSNQLLAIKRVTLQRKSRVKLDFAAPAEAGTRNYTLYFMCDSYLGCDQEYNFTLDVKPSMAEDDSGRE from the exons ATGGCGAATTTGGGAGGAGGTGCAGAAGCACATGCACGTTTCAAACAGTATGAGTATAGAGCGAACTCAAGTCTTGTTCTAACTACTGATTCTCGTCCTCGAGATACTCATGAACCTTCTGGTGAACCGGAGTCTCTTTATGGAAAAATTGACCCGAAATCGTTTGGTGATCGAGCTTATAAGGGTAGACCTCCGGAGTTGGATGAGAAGCTTCAGAAAGCTAGGAAGAAGAAGGAGCGAGATCCGCTTGTATCTGAGCCTACTAGGCAAAGTAAGAAGAGGAGACTTCAGGAAGAAAGTGTACTTACTTCGAGTGAGGAAGGTGTTTATCAGCCTAAGACGAAGGAGACTAGGGCTGCTTATGAGGCGATGCTTAGTTTGATTCAGCAGCAACTTGGTGGACAGCCACTTAATATTGTGAGTGGGGCAGCGGATGAGATGTTGGCAGTGTTGAAAAATGACAACTTCAAGAACGTTGATAAGAAGAAGGAGATTGAGAAGCTGTTGAATCCGATATCGAATCAGGTGTTTGATCAGTTGGTGTCGATTGGGAGGCTTATTACTGATTATCAGGATGGGGGGGGA GCGTCAGCGTCTGCTGCAGCTGATGGTGATGAGGCTCTTGACGATGATGTTGGTGTAGCAGTTGAGTTTGAGGAGaatgaagaagaggaagaagagagtGATCTTGATGTGGTACCTGATGATGAAGAGGAGGACGATGATGTGATGGAACCCAGTGCTTCTGGCGCTATGCAGATGGGCAgtggtattgatgatgatgaGCTGCGGGAGGCGGATGAGGGTATGGCCTTGAATGTTCAAGACATAGATGCTTATTGGCTTCAAAGAAAGATTTCCCAAGCTTATGAGCAGCAGATTGATCCGCAACAGAGCCAAAAACTTGCTGAAGAGGTTCTCAAAATTCTTGCTGAAGGCGATGATCGCGAAGTAGAAACCAAGCTGCTGGTGCATCTCCAATTTGATAAGTTCAGTCTCATCAAATATCTTCTGCGGAACCGGCTTAAGGTAGTATGGTGTACCCGTCTTGCAAGAGCTGAAGACCAAGAgaataggaagaaaattgaagaagagatgTTGGGGTTGGGTCCAGATCACGTGGCTATATTAGAACAGTTGCATGCTACTAGGGCTACTGCAAAAGAGAGGCAGAAGAATCTGgagaaaagcattagagaagaGGCTCGGCGTCTTAAAGATGAGTCTGGTGTTGATGGTGATGGAGAAAGGAAGGCACTTGTAGATAGAGATCTTGATAATGGCTGGTTAATGGGGCAGCGTCAGTTTCTTGATCTTGAGAGCCTCGCATTTCATCAAGGGGGTTTGTTGATGGCAAATAAGAAATGTGAGCTTCCAGTGGGGTCTTACAGGAATCATAAGAAGGGGTATGAGGAAGTTCACGTGCCGGCATTGAAGCCAAGGCCACTAGACCCTGGGGAAAAGCTTGTGACGATAGCCTCCATCCCAGAGTGGGCTCAACCAGCATTCAGTGGGATGACCCAATTGAACAGGGTGCAAAGTAAAGTATATGAGACTGCCCTCTTTTCTCCAGAGAACATTTTGCTTTGTGCTCCAACTGGTGCCGGGAAGACTAATGTAGCTATGCTCACTATACTTCAGCAAATTGCACTAAACCGCAATGAAGATGATGGAACATTCAACCACAACAACTATAAGATTGTATATGTGGCACCCATGAAAGCCCTTGTTGCTGAAGTGGTTGGTAATCTTTCCAAGCGTTTGGAACATTATGGTGTCAATGTGAAAGAGTTGAGCGGTGATCAGACATTAACTCGTCAGCAGATTGAAGAGACTCAAATTATTGTGACTACCCCGGAGAAGTGGGATATTATAACCAGAAAGTCAGGCGATCGCACCTATACACAGCTTGTTAAACTTCTTATTATTGATGAGATTCATCTCCTGCATGACAACCGAGGTCCTGTCTTGGAGAGTATCATTGCTAGAACTATTAGACAGATCGAAACCACAAAAGAGCATATTCGGCTTGTTGGATTGTCAGCAACTCTTCCAAATTATGAGGACGTGGCTGTATTTTTGCGAGTTGATCTGAAGAAAGGACTCTTCCATTTTGACAATAGCTATAGGCCTGTTCCGTTGGCTCAACAGTATATTGGAATTACTGTTAAGAAGCCACTGCAGAGATTCCAGTTGATGAATGACGTTTGCTATGAGAAGGTGATTAGTATTGCAGGAAAGCATCAGGTGCTTATTTTCGTCCATTCACGGAAGGAAACATCTAAAACCGCTCGCGCGATACGGGATACTGCACTTGCTAATGACACCCTTGGTAAGTTTTTGAAGGAGGACAGTATAACTCGGGAAGTTCTACAGTCTCAAACTGAGCTTGTCAAAAGCAATGATCTGAAAGATCTTTTACCATATGGTTTTGCTATTCATCATGCGGGGATGGTTAGAGCCGATCGGCAACTTGTGGAGGAACTTTTTGCTGATGGCCATGTACAAGTGTTGGTTTCAACAGCAACTTTAGCATGGGGTGTCAATTTGCCTGCACATACTGTGATTATAAAAGGTACCCAGATTTACAATCCTGAGAAAGGAGCATGGACTGAACTCAGTCCTCTTGATGTTATGCAAATGCTTGGCCGTGCTGGACGTCCTCAATATGATACCTATGGTGAAGGAATCATATTAACGGGGCATAGCGAATTGCAATATTATTTGTCCTTGATGAATCAGCAGCTGCCAATAGAAAGCCAGTTCATCTCCAAGTTGGCTGATCAGTTAAATGCTGAGATTGTCCTCGGGACTGTGTTGAATGCCAAGGAAGCATGTAAATGGCTCCTATATACTTACCTCTATGTCCGCATGGTGCGGAATCCCACACTGTATGGTCTACCTGCTGATGCTCTCAAGACTGATTATGCTTTGGAGGAAAGGCGTGCCGACTTG GTTCATTCTGCTGCTATAATGCTggacaagaataacttggtcaagTATGACAGGAAAAGTGGATATTTCCAGGTGACTGACTTGGGTCGCATTGCGAGTTATTATTATATAACTCATGGGACAATTTCCACGTACAATGAGCATTTGAAGCCTACGATGGGTGATATTGAACTTTGTAGGCTTTTCTCTCTTAGTGAGGAATTCAAATATGTAACTGTCAGACAAGATGAGAAAATGGAATTGGCGAAGCTTCTAGACCGTGTTCCTATTCCGATAAAAGAGAGTCTTGAGGAGCCTAGTGCCAAGATCAATGTACTATTGCAGGCATACATTTCACGGCTGAAGCTTGAAGGATTGTCTCTGTCATCCGACATGGTTTACATAACTCAG AGTGCTGCACGTTTGATGCGAGCCCTTTTTGAGATTGTTCTGAAGAGGGGCTGGGCTCAGTTAGCTGAGAAGGCCTTAAAATGGTGCAAAATGATAAGCAAGAGGATGTGGAGTGTGCAGACACCACTTCGTCAATTCCATGGCATACCAAATGAAATCCTGATGAAGTTGGAGAAGAAAGATTTGGCTTGGGAGCGTTATTACGATCTTTCGTCACAAGAGTTGGGAGAGCTTATCCGGTTCACGAAGATGGGAAGGGTGTTGCACAAGTTTATTCACCAGTTCCCAAAGCTGAACCTCTCTGCACATGTTCAGCCGATTACCCGGTCAGTCTTGAGGGTTGAATTGACTATTACACCGGATTTCCAATGGGAGGACAAGGTTCATGGATTTGTAGAACCTTTCTGGATAATTGTTGAAGATAATGATGGGGAGTATATTCTTCATCATGAGTATTTCATGCTCAAGAAACAGTATATTGATGAAGACCATACTTTGAATTTCACAGTCCCAATATATGAGCCATTGCCCCCACAGTATTTCATTCGCGTCGTCTCCGACAGATGGCTAGGGTCCCAGACTGTTTTGCCCGTCTCTTTCCGACATCTGATTTTGCCAGAGAAATATCCTCCTCCCACCGAGTTACTAGACTTGCAACCTCTGCCAGTTACTGCATTGAGGAATCCAGCATATGAAGGACTTTATCAAGATTTCAAGCAGTTCAATCCGGTTCAGACTCAGGTTTTCACGGTGTTGTACAATTCAGATGACAATGTCTTGGTTGCGGCTCCAACTGGCAGTGGGAAGACCATCTGTGCTGAATTTGCTATCTTGAGGAATCATCAGAAAGGACCTGATAGTACCATTCGTGCTGTGTATATAGCTCCACTAGAGGCTCTTGCTAAGGAGCGGTTCAGTGATTGGAAAAAGAAATTTGGTGACCATCTGGGAATGAGAGTTGTTGAACTAACTGGCGAGACAGCCAGTGATCTGAAGCTGTTGGAGAAGGGACAACTAATTATCAGCACACCTGAGAAATGGGATGCGTTGTCTCGGCGCTGGAAACAACGTAAGCATGTTCAGCAAGTCAGTCTTTTCATTATTGATGAATTGCACCTGATTGGGGGTCAGGGTGGCCCAATCCTGGAGGTGATCGTCTCTCGGATGAGGTATATCTCAAGCCAGGTTGAGAACAAGATCCGCATTGTTGCTTTGTCGACTTCCTTAGCTAATGCCAAGGATTTGGGAGAATGGATTGGGGCCACATCTCATGGACTCTTCAACTTTCCACCTGGTGTAAGGCCTGTGCCACTGGAAATACACATTCAAGGTGTTGATATTGCTAACTTTGAAGCTAGGATGCAAGCCATGACAAAACCCACATATACTGCAATAGTCCAACATGCAAGGAATGGAAAGCCTGCAATTGTGTATGTTCCCACAAGGAAGCATGCTCGCTTGACTGCTGTAGATCTGATGACTTATTCAAGCATGGACAGCGAAGACACACCTATATTTCTGCTACGATCTGCGGAAGAGCTGGGACCTTTCGTGGACAGGATCAATGAACCTATGCTGCAAGAGACACTCAAGTATGGTGTGGGCTATTTGCATGAGGGGTTGAGTGCCACTGATCAggatatagtgaaaacattgtttgAAACTGGATGGATCCAAGTGTGTGTGATGAATGGTACAATGTGTTGGGGAGTACCGCTATCTGCGCATTTGGTGGTGGTCATGGGAACACAGTACTATGATGGTAGGGAAAATGCGCACACTGATTATCCCGTCACTGATTTGTTGCAGATGATGGGCCATGCCAGTCGACCTCTTGTAGATAACTCTGGGAAGTGTGTCATCCTCTGTCATGCACCACGGAAGGATTACTACAAAAAGTTCTTGTATGAAGCATTCCCAGTTGAAAGCCATCTGCAACACTATCTCCATGATAATTTGAATGCTGAGGTGGTGGTTGGTGTTATTCAGAACAAGCAAGATGCTGTTGATTACCTTACATGGACCTTCATGTACAGAAGGCTGACACAGAATCCAAATTACTACAATCTGCAGGGTGTGAGTCATAGGCATTTGTCTGACCACCTCTCAGAGCTAGTGGAGAATACCATCACTGATTTGGAGGCAAGCAAATGTGTGACAGTTGAGGATGAATTTTTGCTTTCACCTTTGAATCTCGGCATGATAGCGTCATATTATTATATCAGTTACACTACAATAGAGCGTTTTAGCTCTTCTGTGACCTCCAAAACAAAGTTGAAGGGCTTGCTGGAAATATTGGCCTCAGCATCAGAGTTCGAACAGCTGCCGATACGACCAGGTGAAGAGGAGTTGATAAGAAGGTTGATTAATCACCTGCGTTTCTCTTTTGAGAATCCGAAATACACAGATCCTCATGTCAAGGCTAATGCTCTTTTACAAGCCCATTTCTCTAGGCAACTGTTGGGCGGAAATCTTGCTTCTGACCAGCAAGAGGTGCTTCTTTCTGCTACTAGGCTGCTTCAGGCAATGGTTGATGTTATTTCCAGTAATGGTTGGCTTAGTCTAGCACTTCTAACAATGGAGGTGAGCCAGATGGTGACACAGGGAATGTGGGAACGTGACTCAATGCTTCTTCAGCTTCCACACTTCACAAAGGAATTGGCTAAGAAGTGCCAAGAAAATCCAGGGAAGAGTATAGAGACAGTGTTTGATTTAGTGGAGATGGAAGATGACGAGAGGCGTGCGCTCTTGCAAATGTCAGATTTGCAGCTTCTGGATATTGCCCGGTTCTGTAATCGGTTTCCAAACATTGATTTGGCGTTTGATGTGCTGGACAGTAATAATGTGAGTGCTGGAGACGATGTAAGTGTGCAGGTAATCCTTGAGCGAGATCTTGAGGGTAGAACAGAAGTTGGACCTGTTTTTGCACCTAGATATCCCAAAGCCAAGGAGGAAGGATGGTGGCTTGTTGTCGGGGATACAAAGAGCAACCAATTACTGGCCATTAAGAGAGTTACTCTCCAAAGGAAATCTCGGGTCAAGCTGGATTTTGCTGCTCCTGCTGAAGCTGGAACAAGGAACTACACACTGTATTTCATGTGCGATTCTTATCTGGGTTGTGACCAGGAATATAACTTTACACTTGATGTTAAACCGTCAATGGCTGAAGATGACAGTGGAAGAGAATGA
- the LOC107875461 gene encoding ran-binding protein 1 homolog b yields MSVSITLSSEKNSYINLSSRKCSSVSLSFLSLEKPHTASVQLTMSTAEPEHERRTEEEAAGADDEDTGAQVAPIVRLEEVAVTTGEENEDAILDLKAKLYRFDKGGNQWKERGAGTVKFLKHKETGKVRLVMRQSKTLKICANHLVIPTMTVQEHAGNEKSCVWHAADFADGELKDEFFCIRFASIENCKTFMETFQEVAESQKKKEENEDASKAEEENEDASKAAGLLEKLSVEDKKSEEKSEEKAEEKTKADDIKEEKPSDDAEKKDETASA; encoded by the exons atgagcGTTAGCATCACGCTTTCTTCCGAAAAGAACTCTTATATAAACCTTTCTTCCCGGAAATGTTCCAGCGTCTCACTATCTTTTCTCTCTCTAGAAAAACCTCACACAGCATCCGTGCAGTTAACAATGTCGACCGCCGAACCTGAGCACGAACGCCGTACAGAGGAAGAAGCCGCCGGAGCCGATGACGAAGATACCGGAGCTCAAGTTGCGCCGATTGTACGGCTAGAAGAAGTAGCCGTAACAACTGGCGAAGAGAACGAAGATGCTATTCTCGATTT GAAAGCTAAGCTTTATCGATTTGACAAAGGTGGAAATCAGTGGAAAGAGAGAGGTGCTGGTACTGTTAAATTTTTAAAGCATAAGGAAACTGGAAAAGTTCGCCTTGTTATGCGTCAATCCAAGACTCTCAAGATCTGTGCCAATCATCTAG TTATTCCAACGATGACCGTTCAGGAACATGCTGGAAACGAGAAGTCTTGTGTTTGGCATGCAGCAGATTTTGCTGATGGCGAATTGAAGGATGAATTTTTCTGTATCAGATTTGCATCCATTGAGA ATTGCAAGACCTTCATGGAGACTTTCCAAGAGGTTGCTGAATcacaaaagaagaaagaggaaaatGAGGATGCATCTAAAGCTGAAGAGGAAAATGAGGATGCATCTAAAGCTGCTGGCCTACTTGAGAAGTTGAGTGTTGAAGATAAGAAATCAGAAGAAAAGAGCGAGGAGAAAGCTGAGGAGAAAACAAAGGCAGATGACATCAAAGAAGAGAAGCCTTCTGATGATGCAGAGAAAAAGGATGAGACTGCTTCAGCCTGA